The region TGTGTAGATCAATACTGACATCTCATGAGGATCTAGCTCTGAGTTAAGCCTTCTTACAAAATCAGGATCCTTTTCTAGGACTTTTTGTCCTTTTTTCATAATCGCTTCATAAACAGATTTACTATCTCCTTTCAATAAGTAATACTTATCATCTTCCAAAATAAAGATGTTTTCTTTTCGAAGTGTGGGTAGGTCTTGTAGCAAAGAAGTTAGCTTTTCATAAGTTTTATGGTTTTGTACTATCGCAAATTTGGCTTCGGAATGGTTAGTGATGTATATAATATCATCAATTGTAACATCTGTAGCTCTGGGGACGCAAACTCCACCTGCTGTAATGATACCTACATTCGTTAACATCCAATGGTTGGAGTTATCACACAAGAATAAGACTTTGTCTCCTTTTTGAAGTCCTACTTCTCGAAGACCTGAGGCTATTTCTTCTACCATTCTTCTCATTTCAGAGAAAGAATATCCATCAATAGTTCCATCTCCTCTTCTTCGAAGGAAACTTTTTCGCTCTGGATACATAGACTCAGCTCGTAAATATAGTTCATAAAATGTTCTTGGTTCACTAATCTTGTATTCTGTTATAATAGTTGAATCTTTTGTTTTAAGTTTAGTTTGTGCCATACACTCCTCCTTGAATTTTGAAATATTACATTTCAATGAAAAAAGAAAAAAGACTATTCCTATAAAAAAATAATTTCTTTCTTATGTTGATAAAAATTTTTTTTGAATTAGAATTTAGTAGTATAAAAATGTAAAAAAGAAAAATCAAATAAAATGACTATTTATAATGTTAATAGTTTGAGTCATTTTAGCGATGAATTCATGATATTATTCGTTTAGAATTTATCTAAATTTTTTTAAATTCTAAATAGTGTAAATTTTATCGATTAGAATAAAAATTTATTGATTTTTTATTGAAGTTTGATTCATTGTTATCCATGAAAAAGATCAACATAGGCATAAAAGAAGAATCACGAGAAAAAGTGGTCGAAATTCTTAAGCGTTTGTTGGCTGATACTTACTTTTTGTATTTTAAAACCCATAGTTATCACTGGAATGTAACGGGTCCGATGTTTCAGCAACTACACGATATGTTCATGCAGCAATACACGGAGCTCTGGAATACCATCGACTTAATTGCAGAAAGAATTCGATCTTTAGGGGAATATGCGCCTTACTCTTATAGTGAATTGGCAAAATTGACTACAATAAAAGAAGATGAAGGTGTCCCTAAGGCGGAGAAAATGGTTCAGAATTTAGTCGAAGATCACGAAAAGGTTATACGATACATAAGAGAAAACTTTGCCATTGTCGAAGAATCAAACGATGAAGCAACCATAGATCTTCTTACTCAAAGATTGGATGTCCACGAAAAAACAGCTTGGATGTTGAGGGTCATTTTAGAATAAAAAATTTTAGGGGATAATTTTATTTCCGTCTCTAAAGTTACGATATAGTTCAAAGGGGTAAAATTATGAAAAAGCTTTTAGTTGTTTTCACTCTCATTTTAAGTTTTACTTCTCTGGTTCCAAGTGATAAAAGAGAAATTATCGAGTTTTATGAAAAGCTTTATGATAGGTTAGAAAAGGATTTGGAAAATGGTAGTTTGCAGGAAAAGCTGAATGCTATTCACTACATGGCATCTTTGAGGAGATTCCGTTTTGTTCGACCTTTATCAAGGGAATTACTAAGGGGATTAGACGATCCCCAATACCGAAAAATGGCAACCTTTGATCCTTATGTAAAATCAGCAATTGCTCACGCTTTAGGAGAAATTGGCAGAAAAGAAGCAATACCTCCTCTTGCGAAAGCCTTAGAAATCGTAGGGAAAATTATTGAAGAAGAGCGAAAGCTTTATCAAGACAACATAGCCAAAGCTCAACAAACCCAATCCCCAGAGTTATTTTATGAAAGAAATGAAATTGCTCCTGCGATGTTGTCTGATAAGTACATATTTCCTACCTCTCCAGAAGCAGCGTGGTCAATCGCCGATGATTTCAAGAAATTCATTGCTATCAATTTGTCCGATGAATGGGTTCTGGTTCGAATGAGGGGTTATAACTATGTGAATTTGGCTTTTTTTATCATCCAAGCTATAGGAAATATCCGTTCATTCGAAGGAGTTGATCCAATTGCTCCTTTCTTAAGTCACCCCTATAAAGATTTACGTCTTTCTACTGCTTTGGCGTTGGCAAAGATTGGAAGTCCCAAAGCCATTGAAATTTTGGAGAAACGATATCAAGAGGAAACCGACGACCAAGTGAAGGCTCGTATCGCATTTGCTATTTTATTTAATGATAACACAAAAGGACAGTATTATCGTGCATTGATGCAATTTTTGAGGCATCCCGATCCTATAGTAAGGTACGATGTTGCTTCAGCTTTTCGTGAACTTTCTTTAGGTGAGTCTTATTATGAACTTTCAGATGCATTTTTGATTGAAGATAATCCTATTGTGAAAAAAGTGCTCCAACAGGCGATCAACAATGCTTATATGGACAATTTATTCCCGCCAAATCCTATCTTGGATACAGGACCAACAAGAATTTGGATCTATGGTGATCCATACGCCCCCAAAGAACCAAAATGAGAAATCCAAAAAGATCAATTTTGCTCTATCCCTTTTTTTCTTTTTCTTAGGTTATCTTTCCATTTTTGCAGAAGAAAAAGAAAAATATGTTATTCGTAATTTTGCGATTTTACGAACCAATCCGTCAACTTATGCTTTTGAAGTTTCCATTTTGAAGTTTGGGGAAAAAGTAGAAGTCATAAAAAAAACTCCAACTCCAACGAGAATCGGTAGTGTTGAAGACTATTGGTATTTTGTAAAAACCCAAAGAGGCTATTTAGGTTGGGTATTTGGAGCATTTTTGGGAAATACTTTAACTCAACAAAATATCACAGTGGATACAAAAAAAATCGAAGAAATCCTTTTAGGTGTGTGGTGGGAAGTGGATGATAAAGATCAAACGCGTTTTCGCAGTATTGAATTTTTGTTAGAAGATGATAAATCTCCAGAGCAAAAAAGCAAAAAGTTTATATATAAAAATCACGGGAAAAAACTGAAAGAAGGAAGGTTCGAAGTTCTAAATACAGGTGAAATTCAATTTCATCCTGTTTTACCTATTGGAGATGTGGCAACTCTATATGAGGTCCTCAATGATTATCGAATGGTTTTACGGAAAAACGAAAAAGAAGTATATTTCAAAAAGGCGAAAACGAACATCATAGAAGCAAACCAAAATAACTAAAATAATGATCGATAGAAATATTCAAAAGAAAATCCATTGGTTTTTGTCTGAAATTGATGATAGTTCTGATAAACCACAATCACAAAAAGAGATCACACTTTTAAAGTTTTTACAAATCTGCAAAGTAGCTCCGCGAAGAGAAATCGAAGAAACAATACAAAAAAAAGAAGTTCTTGTAAATGGAATACCCATCACGGAACTCAACTATAAAATCAAAACAAGTGATTTGGTTCTTTACAAAGGGAAAAGAGTATCTTTAAACAAAAATAATCTTTACTTGGCTATCAATAAACCAAAAGGATACTTTACAAAAAGATCAAGAGAGAAAAATATCTTTCAACTCTTACCAGAAACCTATTCTAAAAAGAAACTCTATCTTGCTGATGAATTAGATCAAAATTCAAGGGGATTGGTGGTTTTATCGACAGATGTTTTTTTCGTAAAACAAATTCGAGATGCCCGCTATAAAGTGATGAAAAAGTATTACGTACAGTTGGACAATCCTATTGTTTCTATGGATAGAAATTTACTTATGGGTAGAGGATTGAAAATCCAAAATCAAAGATATAAATTTTTATCAATTGTGAATCGAGATCCCGAGAAACACATCTACGAAATTTCACTATATACAGAGAGAGGAAACTTGCGTAAGGTTTTCGAAGAACTCTTTTATGAAGTAAAGGATCTCTACCGTTTCGCTATCGGAGAATTAAATATCGAACAAACGAAATTGCCCGAAGGTCACTATTGGGAGTTTGAACCATCCATCATTTGGAAAAATACTCCCGAAGCAAATTACTTATTCGAACTCTATCAGCGTATCTTTGATTAATGCTTTTCGTTACTATTGAATACTTAGTTTTTTTTATTGTTGTATTTTTTTTGTTCTGGAGTTTGCCTGCTCGTTTTCGTTTTTGGGTTTTGTTGGTCAGTAGTTTTTATTTTTATGGAACTTGGAGCATTCCGTTTCTGTTTCATTTGATTTTGATCGTTGCCATCAATTACTATGGAATGGAACTATGGAGGGTTTATAAACAAAAGTTTATTTTTGTTTTTATCATGATCATTGATATTCTCAACATAGCTATTTTTAAGTATTTTTATCTTCTTTTGGATGTTCTTGGTCATCTTCTTCAAATCCCAATTCTACGCCATCATCAAGTTGAAGAAATTTTTGATGTGATGGGTTTAAAAATTTTTCTACCCTTGGGTATTAGTTTTTATACCTTTCAAATCATGTCTTATTCGTATGATGTTTTTTCTGGTAGGTATGACAAAAGACATCCATTCCGAGAAGTTTTGCTTTACATATTATTTTTCCCTCAACTGATTGCAGGTCCCATCATGAGGGCAGAGGAATTACTACCTCAAATCCAAAACATAAAGAAACTTTCATTTCCCACAAAAGAAAATTTAGAAAAAGGTTTTTGGCTCATCTTGATTGGTGTAGTAAAAAAATTGCTAATTGCTGATATTCTTGCCTCTGTGATAGCTCCTTTGCATGATAATCAACAAACTTTGTCAACTGGTGATGCATGGCTATTAGTGTTTTCGAGTTTGTTAATGTTGTATGCGGATTTTTCTGCCTATTCAGACATTGCAAGAGGTTGTGGATTATTCTTGGGGATTCATATTCCCATCAACTTTCGAGCTCCTTTTTTTATGGTATCTCATTCCGATTTTTGGAGGCGCTGGCATTTGACGTTTTCCATGTGGATTAGGGATTACATTTACATTCCTCTTGGAGGAAGCAAGGTTCCAGAACTTCGTCATTATGGAAATTTAATCTTGACGTTTTTTCTTGGAGGTTTATGGCATGGTGCAAGTTATAATTTTATTTTCTGGGGAGTCTTTGTAGGCTTGAGTTTGTCTATAGAATCTTTTCTTTTTCGAAGAGGTCTTTCAGAAGTTCCAAAATCTTTGTTGTCTAAGATACTTCGTAGATTCATCACATGGTTGATCTTTTTACCCCAAACTACGTTTTTCTTTGTAAAGGATATCGATAGAGCTTTGTATGTTTTGGAAAAAATGCTGACTTTCGATTTTCAAGGAATTTCATTGAATACCGAAATCATTTTCTTTTCCACTCTTTCGGTTTTGGTATTTCAATTTTTTGAAGAATACCCAGAGAAGCTTGAGAGATTCCGAAAATATAGTTTCTTTTTGCAAATGGTGTTTTTTGTGATTGTAATTTTTCTTTTGTTGGAATTTTCCAAAACTGGACAAGACTTTTTTTACTTTCAGTTTTGATGAAGAATATCAAGAACTTACTCTTTTATCCTTTGTTGATTTTGCTTCTTTTTTTGTTCGATAAGATATTTTTGTGGGAAGTTGTGCGTGACCATTTTCTTCAACCCGGAGGAATGGTATTTTATCGACATCGAAAAGAACTACTCGAAAACCTTAAAAATCACGTCCAAAATCAACCCAAGAATTTTAAAGATCAAAAGAAACTTTTTGTTGTTTTGGGGGATTCTCGGAGTCTGGGATTAGGACAGGAAGTGGCAAATTACATCCAAAGAAAGGATTTAGACATTTGGAATTTTACTGCATTTCAAGCTGTGCCTGCTTATTATTTTTACCTTGCTAAAAAGATTTTGGAGTTTCATCATCCTGATGTTTTTTTGGTGGGAGTATCCCCTGATGCTTTTAATCGAAATACTCATATCTTTGCTAATCCAGTTTTGATCTTCGGAGTTGATGAAGACTTCATCAAAAAATATGATAACCTCATTCCCAGAAAAGATAAAGAAATTTATAAAAAAAGTAAACTATTTGCTCTCGCAGGAATACAATTCTCTATGAAGACTTTGCTTCAAAGAATCAAAGGCTCAATCTTTGGAAGCAATACCCAAGAATTATTGGAAAAATATCAAATTGAATACAATCAACTCACAGAGCAGGAGAAAAAGCTTCTACAGGTTTTATTGTTATTTGGTGAAGAAAATCTGAGTTATTATGTCTATGAAAAATCTCCTCATAGGATTTTGATGAACTATACCAAAGGAGCTCAATACGCATGGTTTGGAAAAATGTCAGACAAAGATTTACAAGAAGAAACCAAAAAATTCGAAAATCTATATTTAAAAAACTTTACAATTTCTTACGAACAATTGATTTTTCTTGAGCTCTTGTTAGATGCAGTAAAAAACAAATCCAAGGCAGTAATTTACATACCAAGAGTAAATCCGTATTTACGAAATATCTATAGCAATCATCCAGAAATTTCATTTGTGATCTCTCAAATTTCAGAGTTGTCTCAAAAATACCATACTCCTTTTTTGAATTTCAACGATCCAGCTTTATTGGAATGTGATGATTTTTATGATGCAAGCCATTTGTCGGTTAGTTGTTTTCCGGATGTTCTAAGGCAATTACTCAAAGCTTTAAGCAATTAAACCTTATTGTTTATCCCAGTATTCTCTTTTTGCTTTTACGTGTTCTGAATATGTTTTTGAGAAATGATGTCTACCTCCTTCAATTCGAACGAAAAAAAGATAATCGGTTTCCGCAGGATAAAAGGCAGCTTTTAAAGCAAAGAAACCAGGGTTAGAAATGGGAGTAGGAGGCAGTCCTTTGTATTTATAGGTGTTATAGGGGGAATCAATTTCTAAATCTTTAAGTGTGAGTTTTTTCTTTGGGTCTTTTAAGATATATTGTATAGTAGGATCAGCTTGTAGTTTCATCTTTTTTTTCAGACGATTGTAATACACACTTGCCATCAGAGATAACTCTTCCTTATGGACAGCTTCTCTTTCTATGATGGAGGCGATGATGATTTTTTCATAGAGTTCTTTCGGGGTAAGTTTTTGGTAGTCAGCAATTTCTGAGAGTTTTTTGAAAAAGAACTTTATCATGATTTCGTGGATAGTTTTAATAGGGAGCTGAGGATCAATCGTATAAGTTTCTGGGAAAAGAAAACCTTCAGTAGTAGGACCATAAATGTTGTATTTTTTTAGAATCTCCGGGTCCTTTGTTAAAGAGAGAAATTCTTCTTTTGTTTGGATGTAATTTTGTTCGAGAAAGTATTCGGCAATCTGTTCGTTGGTCCATCCTTCAATGATGGTGAACTGTATCATTTTGACTTTCCCACTAACTAAAAGATCCAAAATCTCTAATGACGTCATCAGGGTTTGGATTTCGTAAACTCCCGCTTTGATATTGGAATGAAAATAGAAAAGCTTGGCTAAAACCAAAAAGAAATCCGAGCTCCGAATGAGGTTTTCTTGTTTTAGTTTTTGCGCTACATATGATAGACTTTTCCCTCTGGGTACTGTGAACAAAACTTGAGTTGCTTCTTGTTGCGGGGATGAGTTCAAAAATAAAAAAAAAACCAAGCTTAGAAATAGTATTGTTGATGTAATGAGTAAATATCGAGATTTCATGATTTTTTTTGGTATTGGTAGTCTTTTCGTAGATTTGATGGGCGTTCAATGAATTGATGTTTTAGTTCATAGATTTTTGCTTCTTTCAGAAAAGAAGAAAAAGCAGAGGCAACAGATATAATAAAACCAGGATAACCATCCAAAAAACCCCTTTTTACGAAATAGATTTCTATAAACTTCGATATGGGTTTGTAGATTGATCGAAAAACACTGAATTTTTTCTTTCGATGATAACGATTAAAAGCAACTATAGAAGAAAACTTATTGATGGTATCAATCTGATGGGAGAGATCTTTAAAACTATAATGCAAGATGTCTCCTTTGAGTTTTTTCCCTTTTCCTTGGATGACGATATAGTCATGAGGGTTTTCTCCTTCCCATTTCGCAAACCCTTTTCGAAACAAACGGTATTTCCTTTGGGGATACCAACCACTATGATAAATAAACTTTCCTAAATGGTAGGTCAGACGAGGGATTTGAAATCCCGTGTACTGGTTCATGATCTCAGGATGATTTTTCAAAAAGAGGATTTCTTTTTTGAGGGTTTCGGATACCCTTTCGTCGGCATCCAAAGATAGTATCCACTCATGGCTACAAAGTTCAATGGCTCGGTTTTTTTGTTCCACATGTCCATCGAAGGGATGTTCGTAAAATTTTACTTTATCGAAAGATAAACAAATTTCTTTCGTTCGATCTGTGCTATAGGAGTCAAGCACTACGATCTCGTCGCAGATCTCAAGTAGTGATTGTATACATTCACGAATGTTTTGCTCTTCGTTATAGGTGATGATGGCAGCACTAATAGAAACCATAAGTTATGTGTCTTCTTTGATGTCTGGTGTTTCATCCAAAGTAGAATGAAGGTGCTCAATCGCCTTTTTGTGGGTTAACACCAAATACAAGGACCAAAAAAACAAAATCGTAACAAAAGAAACCGAAAAAATCATGATGATCCAACCACCAATCGTCATAGTCATACTCCTTGACTTTGTTTATTCCAATTCCGGTTTGCTTGAGCAATGAGTAAAATAAAAAACAAAGATAACAACACCACGAAGGAAAAAGTAATTCTTGCCGTTGGATTTTGGACAAGGGTCTCAACATATAGTGGAAGTTTTTGGTATAACCAACTGATGAAGATAATCAGTAAATATGCAGGAGAAATATACTTTATCACAAAAACAAAAAGCCTTGGGATTTTCATGATGGAACCTACTTGTGCTTCTTGATAGACTTTTTCAGCTCCGTAAATCCACCCACCAATCAAGATTTGGATGGTTGCTAAAAGAAAAATCCCCAATGTGCCAATCCAGAAGTCCATATTGTCCAAAGCAATTAGGTCCTTCGAAAAAAACATCACAAACAAAGTTCCCATCAACGTAACAAAAGAAAGTAGACTAATGCTTGCTCTACGTCCGACATTTAATCCTTCTTCGAAAAATGCGATGGCAGGTTGTAGCATTGAAATTGAACTTGTCAACGCAGCGATAAAAAGTAGAAAAAACCACAAGAAACCAAAAAGTCCTCCCAAAGGCATCTTTTCGAAAACGTTCGGAAGTGTAATAAACCCCAATTGAAAGACGCTATCAGTTATTCCTTCTTGTCCTAAAAAAATGAAAGCAGCTGGAATAGTAATCAAACCACCTAAGGCGACCTCAGCGAAGGAATTTCCGGCAGCAGAGGTTGTTCCAGAAAGAATCACATCGTCATCTTTTTTGAGATAACTTGCATAAGTAATTATCACGCCAAATCCTACGGAAAGAGAAAAGAAAATTTGACCAGCAGCAGCAAGCCACATGTCGGCATTCAACAAAGACTCAAAAAACGATTTTTCTGATGTATCCGGATTCCACATAAAACCCAAACCATTTATGACATTTCTTTCAGGGTGCTCGGGGTTTGGTGTTCCCAACGTCAAAACACGAATTAAAATCACGAAAGAGATTACGAACAACAAGGGAATGCCAATTTTACTGACCACTTCAATCCCTTTTACCAAACCACGATAGATTATCCACATGTTCAAGAGATAACAAAATAAAACAAAAAAAAGAACCGGAGTTTGTCGGGTATCAAACAAAATCCCGTCTTGATTGATTCCGGTAGAACGAACAAAGAATTCTTTATAAACATTGGGGTCGTTATTGAACAAAGGAAAACTTCCCACAAGATACAAAAAAGCATAATATAAACTCCAAGCTTCGATGATGATATAATACATAAAAATTCCTACTGGTACCAAAAGTCCTAAAAAACCTAAATAAGGAGATAACGGATTTTTCCATAAAATACGAAATATCCCTGGAGTTGAATGAAATCCTTTTTGTCCCCCTGTTCTTCCGATGGTCCATTCCATCCATGCTATGGGAATTCCTAAAAAGATCAGAGCAAAGAAATAAGGAATCATAAAGGTTCCACCTTCGTATTTTGCAGCAAGCCCGGGGAAGCGAATGAAATTACCTAACCCAATCGCACTTCCCATCACAGCAAGAACAACGCCAATCAAGGACCCCCAATTTTCTCTTTGGGATTTCATATTTTCTCTTTCCTCCTTTTTTATTGCATTGAAATCCTGATAAGAAAATCAGATGTCAAATAATTTTCCTTTGAGGAAGAAAAAACGTTATTTAACAGGAAAGTGTTCGTTTTTACACTTGGTTGTGTCAATGTATTTGTAAAAGTTTATCGTCATGGATTCTAAAGCAGTTTTGTTTTGGAAGGTTTGTATTTTGAGTTGCTTGGGGTATTTTGTTTCGTAAAATTTATCAACAAAGTTCACTATTGCATAGTAAGAGTCTTGTGGTTTTTGGTAGATAACTTTTTCGAGGCGGAGGGGATCTTCATTTCGAAAGTAAAAAGTGATTACGTCTCCATTTTGTGTATATTGAACAATCCATTGTTGGTTTTCGAATTTCCAGTCTTGGGTTTGGAAAAGTTCGGTAGGGAGCTTCCCAAAAAGTATGTCCTGAAACAACGCAAAAGGGATTTGGATTTGGTTATTTACTACGCTACCCAAAGAAACGTCTTTAAGAGGGAGTTTTAGAACTCCTTCTTTATTCGGATGGGATAAATAAGCTATTTTGTCAATCACTGTGATCCAACTGATGGTTAAACCCAAAGTCGGTTCAATCAAGATAACTCGAATGCGTTGGTTTACGTTATCGGCTCTGACCGAACCTTCAGCATTTTGTTGACCATACTGGGGGATATTCAAGTTCGTTCGAAAAGATAACAAAAAACAATTGGGAGGTTGATAGAATTCCTTGAGCTTTTGTTTGTATTCTTCTAAGTAGGTTTCTGTGGTTTTGTTTTCCTCAGCATTAGCATGAAAAAAAGTAATCAAGATAAAAAACAAAAAAAGCAAAATTGTTGGCTTCATGATTATGGATTTGAGGATTTGGATTTTTTAGCTTGCATTTTTTGTAATTTTCTTTTTTCTTTTAGTTTTCGTATCCTTTTTCGATGTTTTCTTTTGACATTTCTTGTTTTGGAATTTGCCATGTGTCAAAGTTTATTAAATTCTTTGTGTTTTCTACATTTTTTTGTATTGATGAAAAATAATTTTTTGGGGAATACGAAATATGCTTTATATCTTATGGAAACAAATCCTAAAGTATAAAAACTTGTTTTTGCTTTTTGGATTGTTTTGGTTGATTGTTGGTTTTTTTATTTATTACTATCGTTATCAATGGGTATCGTTTCTATACCGCCTTACGACAAACCCGCAACCATTTCAAAAACAAAATCCA is a window of Leptospiraceae bacterium DNA encoding:
- a CDS encoding DUF1574 domain-containing protein, whose translation is MKNIKNLLFYPLLILLLFLFDKIFLWEVVRDHFLQPGGMVFYRHRKELLENLKNHVQNQPKNFKDQKKLFVVLGDSRSLGLGQEVANYIQRKDLDIWNFTAFQAVPAYYFYLAKKILEFHHPDVFLVGVSPDAFNRNTHIFANPVLIFGVDEDFIKKYDNLIPRKDKEIYKKSKLFALAGIQFSMKTLLQRIKGSIFGSNTQELLEKYQIEYNQLTEQEKKLLQVLLLFGEENLSYYVYEKSPHRILMNYTKGAQYAWFGKMSDKDLQEETKKFENLYLKNFTISYEQLIFLELLLDAVKNKSKAVIYIPRVNPYLRNIYSNHPEISFVISQISELSQKYHTPFLNFNDPALLECDDFYDASHLSVSCFPDVLRQLLKALSN
- the mltG gene encoding endolytic transglycosylase MltG; amino-acid sequence: MKSRYLLITSTILFLSLVFFLFLNSSPQQEATQVLFTVPRGKSLSYVAQKLKQENLIRSSDFFLVLAKLFYFHSNIKAGVYEIQTLMTSLEILDLLVSGKVKMIQFTIIEGWTNEQIAEYFLEQNYIQTKEEFLSLTKDPEILKKYNIYGPTTEGFLFPETYTIDPQLPIKTIHEIMIKFFFKKLSEIADYQKLTPKELYEKIIIASIIEREAVHKEELSLMASVYYNRLKKKMKLQADPTIQYILKDPKKKLTLKDLEIDSPYNTYKYKGLPPTPISNPGFFALKAAFYPAETDYLFFVRIEGGRHHFSKTYSEHVKAKREYWDKQ
- a CDS encoding sodium-dependent transporter, yielding MKSQRENWGSLIGVVLAVMGSAIGLGNFIRFPGLAAKYEGGTFMIPYFFALIFLGIPIAWMEWTIGRTGGQKGFHSTPGIFRILWKNPLSPYLGFLGLLVPVGIFMYYIIIEAWSLYYAFLYLVGSFPLFNNDPNVYKEFFVRSTGINQDGILFDTRQTPVLFFVLFCYLLNMWIIYRGLVKGIEVVSKIGIPLLFVISFVILIRVLTLGTPNPEHPERNVINGLGFMWNPDTSEKSFFESLLNADMWLAAAGQIFFSLSVGFGVIITYASYLKKDDDVILSGTTSAAGNSFAEVALGGLITIPAAFIFLGQEGITDSVFQLGFITLPNVFEKMPLGGLFGFLWFFLLFIAALTSSISMLQPAIAFFEEGLNVGRRASISLLSFVTLMGTLFVMFFSKDLIALDNMDFWIGTLGIFLLATIQILIGGWIYGAEKVYQEAQVGSIMKIPRLFVFVIKYISPAYLLIIFISWLYQKLPLYVETLVQNPTARITFSFVVLLSLFFILLIAQANRNWNKQSQGV
- a CDS encoding glycosyltransferase family 2 protein yields the protein MVSISAAIITYNEEQNIRECIQSLLEICDEIVVLDSYSTDRTKEICLSFDKVKFYEHPFDGHVEQKNRAIELCSHEWILSLDADERVSETLKKEILFLKNHPEIMNQYTGFQIPRLTYHLGKFIYHSGWYPQRKYRLFRKGFAKWEGENPHDYIVIQGKGKKLKGDILHYSFKDLSHQIDTINKFSSIVAFNRYHRKKKFSVFRSIYKPISKFIEIYFVKRGFLDGYPGFIISVASAFSSFLKEAKIYELKHQFIERPSNLRKDYQYQKKS
- a CDS encoding SH3 domain-containing protein, translating into MVIHTPPKNQNEKSKKINFALSLFFFFLGYLSIFAEEKEKYVIRNFAILRTNPSTYAFEVSILKFGEKVEVIKKTPTPTRIGSVEDYWYFVKTQRGYLGWVFGAFLGNTLTQQNITVDTKKIEEILLGVWWEVDDKDQTRFRSIEFLLEDDKSPEQKSKKFIYKNHGKKLKEGRFEVLNTGEIQFHPVLPIGDVATLYEVLNDYRMVLRKNEKEVYFKKAKTNIIEANQNN
- a CDS encoding DNA starvation/stationary phase protection protein, producing MKKINIGIKEESREKVVEILKRLLADTYFLYFKTHSYHWNVTGPMFQQLHDMFMQQYTELWNTIDLIAERIRSLGEYAPYSYSELAKLTTIKEDEGVPKAEKMVQNLVEDHEKVIRYIRENFAIVEESNDEATIDLLTQRLDVHEKTAWMLRVILE
- a CDS encoding pseudouridine synthase; the protein is MIDRNIQKKIHWFLSEIDDSSDKPQSQKEITLLKFLQICKVAPRREIEETIQKKEVLVNGIPITELNYKIKTSDLVLYKGKRVSLNKNNLYLAINKPKGYFTKRSREKNIFQLLPETYSKKKLYLADELDQNSRGLVVLSTDVFFVKQIRDARYKVMKKYYVQLDNPIVSMDRNLLMGRGLKIQNQRYKFLSIVNRDPEKHIYEISLYTERGNLRKVFEELFYEVKDLYRFAIGELNIEQTKLPEGHYWEFEPSIIWKNTPEANYLFELYQRIFD
- a CDS encoding HEAT repeat domain-containing protein, which produces MKKLLVVFTLILSFTSLVPSDKREIIEFYEKLYDRLEKDLENGSLQEKLNAIHYMASLRRFRFVRPLSRELLRGLDDPQYRKMATFDPYVKSAIAHALGEIGRKEAIPPLAKALEIVGKIIEEERKLYQDNIAKAQQTQSPELFYERNEIAPAMLSDKYIFPTSPEAAWSIADDFKKFIAINLSDEWVLVRMRGYNYVNLAFFIIQAIGNIRSFEGVDPIAPFLSHPYKDLRLSTALALAKIGSPKAIEILEKRYQEETDDQVKARIAFAILFNDNTKGQYYRALMQFLRHPDPIVRYDVASAFRELSLGESYYELSDAFLIEDNPIVKKVLQQAINNAYMDNLFPPNPILDTGPTRIWIYGDPYAPKEPK